DNA sequence from the Geobacter sp. AOG2 genome:
TTGACAATGAAGAGGTTGGGATAACGGCTGCCGGGGGCGTCGAAGACCCCTACCTCGGTCGCGATCTGTTTTTCGATGACCAGATCTTTATACAGACGGGAGGTCCGGCCGTTACCCAGGATCATGTTGATCACGTCAAAGACGTAGTCATCGGGGGCATTGATGGCAGGTTTGTGGAACCCGATCATCAAGGTCGGTTCGGCCTCGGCCACCAGTTCGATGCGCCGCTCCCCTTCCTGCTTCGGTTCTTCGGCCGTGACGGGCGCAGGTTTCTTTCCGGGAGGTATGTCACCGAAATAACGCTCCACCAGGGCGATGGTCGCCTTGGTGTCAATGTCCCCCACGATGGCCACGATGGCGCTCTGAGGGCCGTAGTAGGAGTGGAAGAACCGTTCCGCCTTGGTGCGGGTCAGGTTCTCGATATCCGGCATCCAGCCGATGGTGGGGTGGCCGTAGGGATGGGCCAGAAAGCCGGAGGCAATGAAGGTCTCCCACAATTTGCTTTCCGGGTCGGCGTCGGTGGAGCGTCGGCGCTCTTCCATCACCACGGCGCGTTCCGAGTAGAATTCGCGCAGTACGGCGTTCTGCATGCGGTCGGACTCGATGGCTGCCCACAATTCCAGCTTGTTGGCGGGCAGATTGATCAGATAGGTGGTGCCGTCGCGGCTGGTGAACGCATTGTATCCGACACCGCCGTTTTTGGCGTAGAGTTCGAAGAACTCATCCTTTATGACGTACTGGGACGCCTCGGCCTCCAGCGCCGCCAGTTGTTTCTCCAATGCGGCAATCCTGATTTTGTCCCCTTGGTCCCGTTTGGCCTTCTCGGCGATCATGGCCTGGGCGGTCTGTTCGATCTTGTCCAGAAGCGGCTTTTCGGCAGCATAGTTCTTTGTCCCCAGGGTGGTGGTGCCCTTGAACAGCATATGCTCCAGCATGTGGGCAATACCCTGCTCGTCGCTGCGCTCGTCCACGCTCCCCACCCGGAAGCGGATCCAGGCCGCCACGGTCGGAGATGTATGACGCTCCACCAGAAGGAGTTTCATGCCGTTCTTCATGGTATGCTCGACGACCTTGTCTTCCAGCCCCGAGGCGAAGAGGTTGGTTGAGCACAGGCAGAGCGCTATGATAAACAACCACATCCGTTTCATAGGTTTTTACCTCTGGTTTTTCTTTGAATTAGACACGGTGCCCGCACCCTGCCCGGATGCCGGGCACCGTGTTTATTAATGGTAAGATGATGGGCAATTTAAAACAACGAGAATTTTATGTATTTGCGGGGATGCTCCTTGAAATCCTTTACCAGGGCGTCCAGGTTGTCCACCATGTGGTTCATGCGCTCGTATAATTCCTTGTCGGTCACCAGTTTGCCGGCCGTCCCCTCGCCGCTCTTGATCTTGGCGGTGACCTCCTCGATGGACTTGACCGAGTTGTCGGCCCGGTTCAGGAGCGACAAACCCTTGTCGTAGAACTCCCGGTCGTTGATCAACAGGCCGAGGGTGCTGTCCTTGGACGTGATCTTCTTGTTCAATTCGCGCACGTAGTCCGCAGCCTCATTGCTCTTTTCCGCAAGGGTCACCAACTTGTCGTAGAGCGCTTTATCGTAGATCAGTTTGTTCAGGGTGCCGTTTGACTCCTGGATGTCCCGGAGCGTCTTGTCGGCCCGGTTAAGGATGCTGACCAGTTTGTTGTAGGGCTCGGGGTTGCGGTTCAATTTGCCCAAGGTCCCTTCGCCGCGGTTGATGGTGATTGCCAGCGCGTGGAGTTCTCCGGTCAGGTTGACGATGTTGGTGTAGAGGCTGGCGTCGGTGGTCAGCTTGCCCAGGGTTCCCTTGCCCTGGGTGATGTTGTCCACGATGGTGTTCAGGCGGTCGAAGGTGGTTCCGGCCTTCGCCATGACGTCATCCAGTTTCACGACCGGTGTGCCGCGCAGGACCGTGGCGGGTGTCTCGGAGTACTGCTGCGACGGGGTGATGTCCACATATTTTTCCCCCATGAGCCCCCGGGTCTTGATGGTTATCTTCGAATCCGTACCGATCTTCTTCAGCGCTTCGCTATCGATCTCCAGGCGGATGTCCACCTCGTTGTTCTGCTTTGGATTGGCGAAGCGGATATCGGTCACGACTCCCACATCCACGCCGGACAGCCAGACCGGAGCGCCTTCCTTGAGGCCGGCCACATCGTCCATTACCACCTGCAGCCTTCCCTTGGGGACGAACATCTTGTTCTTCTGCCCCATCAGCAGCACCCCGCCGGCAACGAATATCAGGGCGATGAAAATGAACACGCCGGCACGTACCTGGGCCCAGCCTATCTTATTACTTCGTTCCATATTCATTCCCACCTGTTCAGGTTTGAAATCACAATCTGCCACAGAGATGCAGAGAAAATCAGGAGTAAGATAAAAAACAATGATTCCAGATAATGGAGCCTTGTGCTTTTCTCTGTGAACCTCTGTGTCTCTGTGGCGGACGTCAGCCTTTCTCGCTTTATGATTTTTTCGGTAATAATGCGGTGTTCATACAAACAGCGACTCTTTCGTCGGCAGCAAGAACTCCCGCACTTCCGGGATCGTACTGGCCCGCATCTCCACCTCGGTCCCCTCGAAGATCATCCGCGCCTGGTGCAGGAAGGTGAAGCGTTCCGAGGTTGCGAAGGCTGTCGCCAGATCGTGGGTGACCATCAGGGTGGTCTTTCCCTCGGCCTGCAGGCGCTGCATCAGGTTGCAGATGTTATAGACCCCGATGGGGTCGAGGCCGGTGGTCGGCTCGTCGAAGAAGATGTAATCCGGGTTGGCGGCCAGGGCTCGGGCGATGGCCACCCGTTTCTTCATGCCGCCCGACAGCTCGGCCGGATAGAGATCGACCGCTTGCTCCACGCCCACGAAGGAGAGCTTTTCCCGCACGATCCGTTCGATTTCCCCCTCCGAAAGCCTTCCCTCCTCAAACAGACGGTAGCCCACGTTCTCGCCCACGGTCATGGAGTCGAACAGTGCCCCCCCCTGGAAGACGATGGCGATCCGTTTGCGTTGCTCGCTGAATGCCGACTCCGGCTGGCCGGTGATGCAGACATCGCCGATGCAAACCCGCCCGGATTGGGGGGGTAAAAGCCCCAGGAGCAGCTTGAGGATGGTGGTCTTGCCGGCGCCGCTCACCCCCAGGATGGTACGGTTGACGCCCCGCTCCAGGCAGAAGTCGAAATCTTCCAGGATTTTGCGGCCGCCAACCGAGTAGCAGAGCTTCTCCATGCGGATGGAATCGCTGCCGCTCATGAGGACTCCGCTCCGCCCATGAGCAGGATGATCCGCCATTCATCGGCCGAAACCGGCTGAATCGAGAGGCGGCTGCGTTTGACCAGCGGCATTCCGGCCAGGAGGGGGTTGGCCTTGATCTGTTCAAGGGAAACCGGCCGGGGCAGCGGCGCGCCATAGCGCACGTCCACCATATACCAGATCGGGTTGTCGGGCGACGCCTTGGGATCGAAATGATCGCTCTCCGGGTTAAGGGCCGTGAAATCGGGATATCCCTCCCGCACTACCTCCGCAATGCCGACAACGGCAGGCTCGGGGATATTACTGTGGTAAAACAGCACGCCGTCGCCCGGTTTGATCTGATCGCGCAGGAAATTGCGGGCCTGGTAATTGCGCACCCCGTCCCAGTGCTCGGTCATGTCCGGGAGGGCCTTCAGGTCGTCGAAGGAAAAACAGCCCGGTTCGGTTTTGAAAAGCCAGAATGCCATGGTTTTGCCTATCCCCTGAAGGCCACGAAGACCTTGGTCAGGAAAAAATCGAACATCAGGATCAGCACCGACGAGATCACCACCGCCTGTTTGGCTGCGTTGCCCACCCCTTCGGCACCGCCGCGGGTGTTAAGCCCCACGTAGCAGCCGGTCATGGCGATCAGGAAGCCGAATACGGTCGGTTTGACCAACCCCTCGATCAGGTCCTGAAAGACCATGAACTGGGGAATGCCCTTGAGGTACATGGTGGGGTTGATACCGTAGCCCGAAGACATGATATACCCACCCAGGAGCGAGATGGCATCGGCCACCGCGGTCAGCAGCGGCAGGGCCAGCAGCATGGCTTTCAGCCGCGGAGCCACCAAACGCTTGACGACATCGGTCCCCTCTACCCGCATGGCGTCAACCTGTTCGGTGACCACCATGGTGCCCAGCTCGGCGGTGATGGCGGACCCGACCCGGCCGGCCACCATCAGGGAGGCCAGTACCGGACCCAACTCCTTGATCATGGTTACGGCCACCATGCCGCCTACGTAGCTGGTGGCGGCAAAGGGCTTGAGTTGGACCAGGGCCTGTAGGGCCATGACCATGCCGGTGAACAGGCCGGTCAGCATGCAGATGAACAGGGAGGAAAAACCGAGCTTGTCGAACTGTACGGCGAATTCGCGGTAGTAGTAGGGGCGCCGGAATATGCGGACGAAGGTCTTGGCCGCCAGGGCAAACCACCCCTGGAGTTCGGCGAAGAAACGCAGCATGACCCTGTCGATGAAGGTGATGTTCATTCAGTACCTTTTAAACGCCTTAAAAAGCTGTTGAAAAAACAGGTTGTTCAAAAACAGTCAGATCGTCGCACCCGCAGAATACACCGAGGAGGCGTAGCAGCGCTACGCCGCACGAAAGGGTATTCGAGGATGGCGGCGAGATGGCTGTTTTTCAACAACCCCCCTACAGCGCCACGGCCACAGCCTCGGCGGCTTCGTGGATAAAGGTGAACTCCAGTTCCTTGCGCACGTTCTCGGGGATATCCTCCAGGTCATCGCGGTTGCGGTCCGGGGCGATGATCTTCCTGACACCGGCCCGGTGGGCGGCCAGCACCTTTTCCTTGAGGCCGCCGATGGCCAGCACCCTGCCGGTCAGGGTAATCTCGCCCGTCATGGACACATTGCGCTTGGCGGGTCTGTTCGTCAGGAGCGACACCAGGGCCGTGACCATGGTCACGCCGGCGGACGGGCCATCCTTTGGGATGGCGCCCGATGGGACATGAATGTGGATGGCGCGGTTTTCGAAAGCGTCCGGGGCGATGCCGAAATCGCTGTAGTGGGCCTCCACGTAAGAGAGCGCGGCCCGGGCCGATTCCTTCATCACGTCCCCCAGGGAACCGGTCAGGATCAATTCCGGCTTGCCCGGCATGCTGGTCGCTTCCACGAACAGGATGTCGCCGCCGGTCTCGGTCCAGGCCATGCCGGTAACCACGCCGATCCGATCATCCTCGGCCGCCACCTCGTTGTGAAATTTACGCGGTCCGAGCAGTTCAGTCACCACCTCGGGGGTGATCTCCTTGCGCGGGTCCTTCTTCTGGGTGATCTCCTTGGCTATCTTACGGCAGATGGAGCCGATGGTACGTTGCAGGTTGCGTACGCCTGCCTCGCGGGTATAGTCGCTGATCACTTTCAGGATCGCCTCGTCGTGGAATTCCGGAGGGGTGTTGGTGAGGCCGTTATCCTCGATTTCGCGACGGATGATGAAGTTGCGGGCGATGTGCAGCTTTTCCTCGGTGCTGTAGCCGGCCAGGCGGATGACCTCCATGCGGTCCTTGAGCGGGCCGGGGATCGGATCGAGCTGGTTGGCGGTGGTGATGAACATGACCTTGGACAGATCAAAAGGGACATCCAGGTAATGGTCGTTGAACGAGAAGTTCTGCTCCGGGTCCAGCACCTCCAAAAGCGCTGAAGCCGGATCACCGCGGAAGTCCAGCCCCAGTTTGTCGATCTCGTCCAGCATGAAGACCGGGTTGTTGCTGCCGCAACGGAAGAGTTCCTTGATGACCCGGCCGGGCAGGGCTCCGATGTAGGTGCGGCGATGGCCGCGGATTTCGGCTTCGTCCCGTACCCCGCCCAGGGAGATGCGCACGAACTTGCGGCCAAGGGACCGGGCGATGGATTTGCCCAGGCTGGTCTTGCCCACGCCGGGGGGGCCGACGAAACAGAGCACCGGCCCTTTCATGTTCTCCCTGAGAGAGCGTACCGCCAGGAATTCCAGAATGCGTTCCTTGACCTTTTTCAGGTTGTAGTGATCCTCGTTGAGGATCTCTTCGGCCCTGACCATGTCGAGGCTGTCGGAGGAGGATTTGTTCCAGGGCATGCCGGCCAGATAGTCCAGGTAGGTGCGGGATACGGTGTACTCGGGGGAGGCCGGGTTGATCCGTTCCAGCCGTTTGAGCTCCTTGTCAGCGATCTTCTGGACCTCTTCCGGCAGGCCGGCCTCCTCGATCAGCCGTCGCAACTCGTTCATGTCCGAGGCGCGGGGGTCCTCATCCCCCAACTCCTCCTGGATGTGCTTCATCTGCTCGCGCAGAATATATTCCTTCTGATTCTTACCGACCCTGCGGGTAACCTCGCTGGAGACCTCGTTCTTGATCTGCATGCGCTGGACTTCGTTGGTCAGGTGAACGTAGACCTTTTTGAGGCGGTCCAGGGGATCGACCGTTTCCAGCAGTTCCTGCAGGTCGGCGGCCGGCAGGTTGACGTACAGCGCCACCAGGTCGGACAGGCGTGCCGGGTTGTCGATGTAGTCGATCATCTTCATGACGTCATCCGGCAACGGCTTGCCATGGGAAAGGGAGATCTTCAACAGGGCGTTCAGGCTCTGTACCAGAGCTTCGGATACCAGGCTTTTCTCCACGAACTCCCGCACCAGTTCGCAATGGGCCAGCATGACCGGAGCGGTTTGCTCGATGCTCAGGATGCGCAACCGGGCCATTCCCTCCAGGGTCACCTTGAATCTGCCGTCACCCAGTTTTTTGATCTGGTTGACCCGGCAGAGGGTCCCGATCTCGCTGATGTCCTCCATGGTGCTGTTGCCGGGGGCATCCGGGCGGAACAGCACGATCGCCACGTATTTCTCGTAGTTGTCGGCTTCGGAGAATACCTGCAATTCGCGTTCGTCCACGTAGAGCGGGAAGATCATGTAGGGGAATGGCACCATCTCCTTCTGGGGGTAGAGTGGCAGCCTTTCAGGTATTTCAATGTTGGTATGAGGCATGGAAGATGGTTCCTTGTCTGCGGGAATGATAACCGTATTTTATCTTGTAACATATTTTGAAGGCTTATTCAAAAATCTCAATCTAAAAACGATCAATACTGCCGGAGCGAATATTTGGTTTTAGTGATGTAAGGCTGTTATGTGAAAAGCCACTTGCCCGCGGCGGATTTACAACAGCCCGCTAAACCGGCTCTCCCTCACGCACCTTGACACCCACCACGCGAACGCGGGCACCCGGTCCGGCCAGTTCCCGATAGAGCAGGGCCAGGAAACGTACCGTCACCAGACGGTGGATGGCTGCCTGGGAAAGGCGATAGAGCAGACGGCGGAAGGTGGAGGGTGTGGGGCTGCCGAGGATCAGCGGGCAATACTCGGAGAGTTCCAGCGAGACCCGGATGCCGTCCGGCTGTTCCTTGACGCTGAAGCGCAGTTCGCCACGCCCGCATTGGCCCGGCTGCACCAGTATGCCGCCGCAGATGCGCAGCACGACGGCCTGTTGCTCGAGAACCGGCGGCAGAAAGCTGATCAGGCTCCAGCGGCTGCCGAACAAGCGGAACTGGATCTCCGAGGCCGAGCAATGGGGGCGGATGATGGTGGCGGTGCACCTTCGGATGTAGGCCAGGTAGCGTTTCAGAAGTATGTCGGGCGTGAGTTGCAGCGCAAGATGGGCCGGAAAGACACTCCACTGAATGGAGAATACCGATGAATCCTCCACCAGAACCTGCTGGCAGGCGATTTCCTGATGGCGGGGTAATGACATTGTCTAGCTCCTGGTCAGGCGCCTGATAAGCGCCTCGTGTTGCGGGAAACGTTCTGCCAGGTTGCTCCGGCTACCCATCTCGAAATCACTGAAATCAAAGCCGGGCGACACGGTACAGCCCACCAGGGTAAAATCGCCGGAGCCGGCCACCTCGGCCCCAAACCAGCAGCCGGCCGGCGCCACGGCCTGGAACAGTTCCCCCTTTTCCGGATCTCGGCCGAGCAGGAAGGGTCGGTGCCCGCCGTCCGGGGCGACAAGGTGCACCGTCAGGGGCGCGCCGTCGTAGAAGTGCCACATCTCGTCTGATTTGAGGCGGTGCAGGGCCGAGAAGTCATCCCGCTCCAAAAGAAAGTGGATCGCGGTGGAAAAAGCCCGTTCACCTTGAAAACGGCTCGGCAGGCCGGCCTCGGGGATGGCCTCGGCGGCGCGATAGGTTTCGCGGAACCAACCGCCTTCGGGATGGCGGGCAAGGTGCAGTCTTTCGATCCAGTAAGCCGCGGTATGGGTGCAGATGGGCATGATGTGCCTCCCCCTTTGCAGGGGCTTTTAATCGTAACGAAGGTAGTTGCCCGTAGGCAACGGAAGCAGGCCTCCATGCTCCGGGCGGGGAGCGCCGTCGAATGTATCCCATTCTGCCATTGGTATGAGATATTGCAATCATTTTTAGGATATGGCACCTTTTGCAGACCTTTATCGGGAGGTTGCAGGGATGCCCCACAAACCACGCCTGTTCGCTGTCGGCGATATCAACGCCTTTTTCGGTCTCATGCTGGACAATGTGTCCGGCCTGGTCATCATGGCCGCCATTCTTACCGGCGCTTTTGGCATGCCGCGCGAGATCGTACTGTACCGCATGTTGCCCGGCAGCGCCATGGGGGTGTTGGTGGGCGACCTGCTGTACTCCTGGATGGCTTGGCGCCTGGCCAGACGCACCGGACGGACGGATGTGACCGCCATGCCATTGGGGTTGGATACCCCTTCCACCTTCGGCCTGGCCTTCGGCGTGATCGGCCCCTGTTACCTGGCGAGCAAGGATGCCTATTTCACCTGGCAGGTGGCCATGGGGGTCATCATCCTGATGGGGGTCTTCAAGATCGCCGTTTCCTTTTGCGGGCCGGCCCTGCGTCGTGCCGTCCCGCGGGCCGCCCTCTTGGGGAGCATTGCTGCAGTGGCGCTGCTCCTGATCGCCTACCTGCCGTTTCTTAAGCTCTTCGCCTCGCCGGTGGTCGGCTTCCTCTCCCTGGGTATCGTTTTTATTTCGCTTCTGGCCCGTTTCCGGCTCCCTCTGGGGATGCCGGGCGCATTGGCCGGCATGCTGTGCGGCACCGTCGCCTA
Encoded proteins:
- a CDS encoding pitrilysin family protein; its protein translation is MKRMWLFIIALCLCSTNLFASGLEDKVVEHTMKNGMKLLLVERHTSPTVAAWIRFRVGSVDERSDEQGIAHMLEHMLFKGTTTLGTKNYAAEKPLLDKIEQTAQAMIAEKAKRDQGDKIRIAALEKQLAALEAEASQYVIKDEFFELYAKNGGVGYNAFTSRDGTTYLINLPANKLELWAAIESDRMQNAVLREFYSERAVVMEERRRSTDADPESKLWETFIASGFLAHPYGHPTIGWMPDIENLTRTKAERFFHSYYGPQSAIVAIVGDIDTKATIALVERYFGDIPPGKKPAPVTAEEPKQEGERRIELVAEAEPTLMIGFHKPAINAPDDYVFDVINMILGNGRTSRLYKDLVIEKQIATEVGVFDAPGSRYPNLFIVNANPRAPHTTREVEEAILHELELLKTEPVAERDLQRVLNKIEYEEARRMGTNGGLARNLTEYEAVAGTWRYMTEYRRKVASVTAADIQRVARKYFTRENRMIGSITKKGEEGT
- a CDS encoding MlaD family protein, encoding MERSNKIGWAQVRAGVFIFIALIFVAGGVLLMGQKNKMFVPKGRLQVVMDDVAGLKEGAPVWLSGVDVGVVTDIRFANPKQNNEVDIRLEIDSEALKKIGTDSKITIKTRGLMGEKYVDITPSQQYSETPATVLRGTPVVKLDDVMAKAGTTFDRLNTIVDNITQGKGTLGKLTTDASLYTNIVNLTGELHALAITINRGEGTLGKLNRNPEPYNKLVSILNRADKTLRDIQESNGTLNKLIYDKALYDKLVTLAEKSNEAADYVRELNKKITSKDSTLGLLINDREFYDKGLSLLNRADNSVKSIEEVTAKIKSGEGTAGKLVTDKELYERMNHMVDNLDALVKDFKEHPRKYIKFSLF
- a CDS encoding ABC transporter ATP-binding protein, with the protein product MSGSDSIRMEKLCYSVGGRKILEDFDFCLERGVNRTILGVSGAGKTTILKLLLGLLPPQSGRVCIGDVCITGQPESAFSEQRKRIAIVFQGGALFDSMTVGENVGYRLFEEGRLSEGEIERIVREKLSFVGVEQAVDLYPAELSGGMKKRVAIARALAANPDYIFFDEPTTGLDPIGVYNICNLMQRLQAEGKTTLMVTHDLATAFATSERFTFLHQARMIFEGTEVEMRASTIPEVREFLLPTKESLFV
- a CDS encoding EVE domain-containing protein, producing the protein MAFWLFKTEPGCFSFDDLKALPDMTEHWDGVRNYQARNFLRDQIKPGDGVLFYHSNIPEPAVVGIAEVVREGYPDFTALNPESDHFDPKASPDNPIWYMVDVRYGAPLPRPVSLEQIKANPLLAGMPLVKRSRLSIQPVSADEWRIILLMGGAESS
- a CDS encoding ABC transporter permease is translated as MNITFIDRVMLRFFAELQGWFALAAKTFVRIFRRPYYYREFAVQFDKLGFSSLFICMLTGLFTGMVMALQALVQLKPFAATSYVGGMVAVTMIKELGPVLASLMVAGRVGSAITAELGTMVVTEQVDAMRVEGTDVVKRLVAPRLKAMLLALPLLTAVADAISLLGGYIMSSGYGINPTMYLKGIPQFMVFQDLIEGLVKPTVFGFLIAMTGCYVGLNTRGGAEGVGNAAKQAVVISSVLILMFDFFLTKVFVAFRG
- the lon gene encoding endopeptidase La, whose amino-acid sequence is MPHTNIEIPERLPLYPQKEMVPFPYMIFPLYVDERELQVFSEADNYEKYVAIVLFRPDAPGNSTMEDISEIGTLCRVNQIKKLGDGRFKVTLEGMARLRILSIEQTAPVMLAHCELVREFVEKSLVSEALVQSLNALLKISLSHGKPLPDDVMKMIDYIDNPARLSDLVALYVNLPAADLQELLETVDPLDRLKKVYVHLTNEVQRMQIKNEVSSEVTRRVGKNQKEYILREQMKHIQEELGDEDPRASDMNELRRLIEEAGLPEEVQKIADKELKRLERINPASPEYTVSRTYLDYLAGMPWNKSSSDSLDMVRAEEILNEDHYNLKKVKERILEFLAVRSLRENMKGPVLCFVGPPGVGKTSLGKSIARSLGRKFVRISLGGVRDEAEIRGHRRTYIGALPGRVIKELFRCGSNNPVFMLDEIDKLGLDFRGDPASALLEVLDPEQNFSFNDHYLDVPFDLSKVMFITTANQLDPIPGPLKDRMEVIRLAGYSTEEKLHIARNFIIRREIEDNGLTNTPPEFHDEAILKVISDYTREAGVRNLQRTIGSICRKIAKEITQKKDPRKEITPEVVTELLGPRKFHNEVAAEDDRIGVVTGMAWTETGGDILFVEATSMPGKPELILTGSLGDVMKESARAALSYVEAHYSDFGIAPDAFENRAIHIHVPSGAIPKDGPSAGVTMVTALVSLLTNRPAKRNVSMTGEITLTGRVLAIGGLKEKVLAAHRAGVRKIIAPDRNRDDLEDIPENVRKELEFTFIHEAAEAVAVAL
- a CDS encoding cupin domain-containing protein; amino-acid sequence: MPICTHTAAYWIERLHLARHPEGGWFRETYRAAEAIPEAGLPSRFQGERAFSTAIHFLLERDDFSALHRLKSDEMWHFYDGAPLTVHLVAPDGGHRPFLLGRDPEKGELFQAVAPAGCWFGAEVAGSGDFTLVGCTVSPGFDFSDFEMGSRSNLAERFPQHEALIRRLTRS